In one Mucilaginibacter sp. PAMB04168 genomic region, the following are encoded:
- a CDS encoding sialate O-acetylesterase, translated as MKIKLFLLLSLVLLNYSGYSQDKNFYIFLCFGQSNMEGNPRFEQQDTIADERFKVLQAVDCPERQRVKNTWYNAVPPLCRCNTGLSPADYFGKTMLAHLPAKVKIGIINVSVAGSKIEIFDKDHHQIYLETAPEWMKKMAAEYNGNPYARLVELAKLAQKAGVIKGILLHQGESNTNDTLWTQKVKGVYTNLLNDLKLKAKSVPLLAGEVVNADQGGVCASMNKIIAKLPEVIPNAYVISSAGCASGKDRLHFTAEGCRKLGKRYGVKMLAILGHKVDEPE; from the coding sequence ATGAAAATTAAACTCTTTCTGTTACTATCTCTGGTACTGCTTAACTATTCCGGTTATTCTCAGGATAAAAATTTCTACATCTTCTTATGCTTCGGTCAATCTAATATGGAAGGAAATCCAAGATTCGAACAGCAGGATACTATTGCTGATGAACGATTCAAAGTTTTGCAAGCCGTTGATTGTCCGGAGCGCCAAAGAGTTAAGAATACATGGTATAATGCCGTTCCACCGTTGTGCCGCTGCAATACAGGTTTGTCGCCAGCCGATTATTTTGGCAAAACAATGTTGGCTCACCTGCCGGCTAAAGTAAAGATCGGTATCATTAACGTTTCTGTTGCCGGTTCTAAAATCGAAATATTCGACAAAGACCATCATCAAATTTACCTGGAAACAGCGCCCGAATGGATGAAAAAAATGGCAGCTGAATACAATGGTAATCCGTACGCACGATTGGTAGAGCTGGCGAAGCTTGCGCAAAAAGCAGGGGTAATTAAAGGCATACTTTTGCATCAGGGGGAGTCAAACACGAATGACACCTTGTGGACCCAAAAAGTAAAAGGAGTGTACACCAATTTACTGAATGACTTAAAGCTAAAGGCCAAATCTGTACCGCTTTTAGCCGGCGAAGTGGTAAATGCTGATCAGGGGGGTGTTTGCGCCTCCATGAACAAAATCATTGCTAAACTCCCCGAAGTAATTCCTAATGCCTATGTCATCTCTTCAGCCGGATGTGCCAGCGGGAAAGACAGGCTCCATTTTACGGCTGAAGGCTGCCGCAAACTCGGCAAAAGATATGGTGTTAAAATGCTGGCTATACTGGGTCATAAAGTGGACGAGCCTGAGTAA
- a CDS encoding alpha/beta hydrolase: protein MHKKLIVGLQNQTLKLFSLAAGLCLQFNQSSAQDTLSLYNGAVPNYRHGQLAPLPGKLSPGLIYRVTTPSLDIYLPEKGMANGTGILICPGGSYKVLTYAGEGVAIAKAFARKGVTAFVLKYRLPHDSLMVNKTIGPLQDAQRAIKLIRENAAKWQLDSHKVGVIGFSAGGHLASTLATHYRQPVIENRNQTSLRPDFLILVYPVISMQDSLTHADSRRNLLGSQPPADLIKLYSNELQVDANTPPTYLTHAGDDHLVDVDNSIVFYEKLRHQHVAAEMHLYPKGGHGFIFAKADWMTPLFEWMKNGKWLK, encoded by the coding sequence ATGCATAAGAAGTTGATTGTAGGTTTGCAAAATCAAACGTTGAAGTTATTTAGCTTGGCTGCAGGCCTTTGCCTTCAATTTAATCAATCCAGTGCCCAGGATACTTTGAGTCTGTACAATGGAGCTGTTCCAAATTATAGGCATGGGCAATTAGCGCCGCTGCCTGGTAAATTATCTCCCGGCTTAATTTACCGGGTTACAACACCGTCGCTTGATATTTATCTTCCCGAAAAAGGGATGGCCAATGGTACCGGTATACTTATTTGCCCTGGTGGCAGTTATAAGGTACTAACTTATGCCGGTGAAGGTGTGGCTATTGCAAAAGCTTTTGCGCGAAAAGGAGTAACAGCTTTTGTACTGAAGTACAGGCTGCCACATGATTCTTTGATGGTGAACAAAACAATAGGGCCTTTGCAGGATGCCCAGCGCGCTATAAAACTTATTCGTGAGAATGCTGCTAAGTGGCAGCTGGATAGCCACAAAGTTGGCGTTATCGGCTTTTCGGCAGGTGGCCACTTAGCTTCTACCCTTGCAACGCATTATAGGCAACCGGTAATTGAGAACAGAAACCAAACCAGCCTGCGTCCGGATTTCCTGATCCTGGTGTATCCGGTAATCAGCATGCAGGATTCTCTTACCCATGCAGATTCGAGAAGGAACTTATTAGGCAGCCAACCACCTGCAGATTTAATTAAGCTTTATTCTAACGAGTTGCAGGTTGACGCTAATACGCCGCCTACTTATCTCACGCATGCCGGCGATGACCACTTGGTTGATGTAGATAACAGTATTGTTTTTTACGAAAAGCTACGTCATCAGCATGTTGCCGCCGAGATGCATTTGTATCCGAAAGGTGGGCACGGTTTCATATTTGCCAAGGCCGATTGGATGACGCCGCTATTTGAATGGATGAAAAACGGCAAATGGTTAAAATAG
- a CDS encoding family 43 glycosylhydrolase: MKYIQYWLIVAAALLSAGYVKAQNPLIINQFTADPSARVFNGRVYIYPSHDIKATPGRGREGWFVMEDYHVFSSANLTDWTDHGMIVSQTQVPWADPASFSMWAPDCIFRNGKYYFYFPTTTKPDLPGGKGHFAVGVAVAQRPEGPFRPEAQPIAGVVGIDPNVFIDDDGQAYLYWSQGNIYAAKLKANMLELDGEVKTLTNLPSKGLKEGPYLYKHNNTYYLTYPHVENKIERLEYAISKSPLGPFKFTGVIMDENPTGCWTNHHSIIEFKGQHYLFYHSNDLSPNFDKNRSVRADSLFFNANGTIKKVIPTLRGVGLTQAFTKIQIDRFSDKGSEAGVSFLDSAKRFDGWKCILPATPNGWVKYTHVNFKELKAKKLMVRAWSALGGVLEIRTGTVSGPVIASIPVPQGGQWHEISAPTGLIKPGIQDLVIAAKNSTVEVDWISFK, translated from the coding sequence ATGAAATATATACAATATTGGCTTATAGTTGCCGCCGCTCTGTTATCGGCTGGATATGTTAAAGCGCAAAATCCGTTAATCATTAACCAGTTTACAGCTGACCCATCTGCCCGGGTATTCAACGGCCGGGTGTACATTTATCCTTCTCACGATATTAAGGCAACCCCAGGCCGCGGGCGCGAAGGCTGGTTTGTTATGGAAGATTACCACGTGTTTTCATCGGCTAATCTTACTGACTGGACCGACCACGGAATGATCGTTAGCCAAACGCAGGTACCCTGGGCAGATCCGGCATCATTTAGTATGTGGGCGCCAGATTGTATTTTTCGCAACGGCAAATACTACTTTTATTTTCCAACCACAACAAAGCCTGATTTACCCGGCGGCAAAGGGCACTTTGCTGTTGGTGTGGCAGTTGCTCAAAGGCCGGAAGGCCCGTTCAGGCCAGAAGCTCAACCCATTGCCGGTGTGGTAGGTATCGATCCTAATGTGTTTATTGATGATGACGGACAAGCCTACCTGTATTGGTCTCAGGGTAACATATATGCGGCCAAACTGAAAGCAAATATGCTCGAGCTCGACGGAGAAGTTAAAACCTTAACCAACCTGCCAAGTAAAGGTTTAAAAGAAGGGCCTTACCTTTATAAGCATAATAATACCTATTATCTTACCTATCCTCATGTAGAAAACAAGATTGAACGGCTGGAATATGCCATCAGCAAAAGTCCCTTGGGGCCATTTAAATTCACAGGAGTAATTATGGATGAAAATCCTACCGGATGCTGGACAAATCATCACTCCATTATTGAATTTAAAGGACAGCACTACCTGTTTTACCACAGCAATGATTTATCTCCCAATTTTGATAAGAACAGGTCTGTACGTGCTGATAGCTTGTTTTTTAACGCTAACGGCACAATTAAAAAGGTTATTCCCACTTTACGGGGAGTTGGCCTTACACAGGCTTTTACCAAAATACAAATAGATCGCTTTAGTGATAAGGGTAGCGAGGCAGGCGTCAGCTTTTTAGATTCGGCCAAGCGGTTCGACGGATGGAAATGCATACTTCCAGCTACGCCAAACGGCTGGGTTAAGTATACGCATGTTAATTTTAAGGAATTAAAGGCTAAAAAGCTCATGGTTAGGGCCTGGTCTGCTCTGGGAGGCGTTTTAGAGATCAGAACAGGGACAGTTTCGGGTCCGGTAATTGCCAGTATTCCGGTTCCACAAGGGGGCCAGTGGCATGAAATATCCGCTCCTACAGGTTTAATTAAGCCTGGTATCCAGGATTTGGTTATAGCGGCTAAAAACTCAACGGTAGAAGTTGACTGGATCAGCTTCAAGTAA
- a CDS encoding glycoside hydrolase family 97 catalytic domain-containing protein, with the protein MRIFNLLLSLTFLFFTQVYGQVLTVQSPDKQLQLSVLVRNGKPTFKVTYKGNVMLEDSPLGLKTNEGDFTTDIRYVSKSEGIVQKDYTQSRIKKSEIKYQANQLTCTFENAQQRKFAVQFQVSNNNIAFRYEFPEWGERRSCVIETEATGFNFPLATTTFLSGMMSPMTGFARTAPSYESAYQADVPIVKTNRRNEGYIFPGLFHINNKGWVLLSETGVSSLYCASHLSEASADGVYTVEYPNARQNNGFGSSGAAIALPGVTPWRTITVSDNLKPIVETTIPFDVVEPLYEPSQPYKYGRATWSWIMWQDNSMNYADQVRFIDLAASMNFEYILIDALWDKNIGKTRMQELVAYAKSKGVGVFLWYNSNGTFNDAPQGPRNKMNTAIERKKEMRWLKEIGIKGLKVDFFGGDKQETMRLYEDILSDANDYGLMIIFHGTTLPRGWERMYPNFVGAEAVLASEMLVFSEGVRAAEAYNATLHPFIRNTVGSMEFGGVILNKYLVKSNEGRNKRLTTDAFQLATAILYQNPVQMFALTPNNLTDVPSFEVDFLKKVPTTWDETLFIDGYPGKYCVIARRSGKQWYVAGANATKEGLKLKVKLPMLAGKTVSLYEDDAKGLIKLQKVDVRHSAQLELQMQPNGGLVITTN; encoded by the coding sequence ATGAGAATCTTTAACCTTTTATTAAGCCTTACTTTTCTTTTTTTTACCCAGGTTTATGGCCAGGTACTAACCGTTCAAAGTCCCGACAAGCAATTGCAGTTAAGTGTACTTGTACGCAATGGCAAGCCCACCTTTAAGGTGACCTATAAAGGAAATGTTATGCTCGAAGATTCTCCTTTGGGGCTGAAGACAAATGAAGGAGACTTTACCACTGATATTCGTTATGTAAGTAAATCGGAGGGTATTGTTCAAAAAGATTATACCCAAAGCAGAATCAAAAAATCTGAAATTAAATACCAGGCCAACCAACTGACCTGTACATTTGAAAACGCCCAGCAACGAAAATTTGCAGTCCAGTTTCAGGTGAGTAATAATAATATCGCTTTCCGTTATGAGTTTCCCGAATGGGGAGAGCGCCGTTCATGTGTAATTGAAACTGAGGCTACTGGTTTTAACTTCCCGTTGGCTACAACCACATTCTTGTCCGGAATGATGAGCCCGATGACCGGTTTTGCCAGGACAGCGCCCAGCTACGAAAGTGCTTACCAGGCGGACGTTCCAATTGTTAAAACTAACCGTCGGAACGAAGGCTATATCTTTCCCGGTTTATTTCATATTAACAACAAAGGGTGGGTTTTGCTGTCTGAAACCGGAGTAAGCAGCCTTTACTGCGCTTCTCACCTTAGCGAGGCCTCTGCTGATGGAGTGTATACAGTAGAATATCCTAACGCAAGGCAAAACAATGGTTTTGGTAGTAGCGGTGCAGCCATTGCCTTACCTGGTGTTACACCATGGAGAACAATAACAGTTAGCGATAACCTGAAACCTATTGTAGAGACCACAATTCCGTTTGATGTAGTGGAGCCACTTTACGAGCCATCACAGCCTTATAAGTACGGACGCGCAACCTGGAGCTGGATTATGTGGCAGGACAATAGCATGAATTATGCCGACCAGGTGCGGTTCATCGACTTGGCAGCATCTATGAATTTTGAATATATACTGATTGACGCCCTTTGGGATAAAAACATAGGTAAAACCCGTATGCAAGAACTGGTCGCTTATGCAAAATCAAAAGGTGTGGGTGTGTTTTTATGGTATAACTCGAACGGAACGTTTAACGATGCACCACAAGGCCCCAGAAACAAGATGAATACCGCCATTGAAAGAAAAAAGGAAATGCGCTGGCTTAAGGAAATTGGCATTAAAGGGCTCAAAGTTGATTTTTTTGGCGGTGATAAGCAGGAAACCATGCGGCTTTATGAAGACATACTCTCTGATGCAAACGACTATGGATTAATGATTATATTTCATGGTACTACTTTGCCCAGGGGTTGGGAAAGAATGTATCCTAACTTTGTAGGTGCCGAGGCCGTTTTAGCTTCTGAGATGCTCGTTTTTTCGGAAGGCGTTAGAGCCGCTGAGGCTTATAATGCCACTTTACACCCTTTCATCCGAAACACGGTTGGTAGTATGGAATTTGGAGGGGTGATACTGAATAAGTATCTCGTTAAAAGTAATGAAGGACGAAATAAACGACTAACTACAGACGCTTTTCAACTAGCCACTGCCATTCTTTATCAAAACCCTGTGCAGATGTTTGCACTAACTCCTAATAATTTAACGGATGTGCCTTCTTTTGAGGTTGACTTCTTAAAAAAAGTGCCAACCACTTGGGATGAAACATTATTTATTGATGGTTACCCGGGTAAGTACTGCGTAATTGCACGCCGTAGTGGCAAGCAATGGTATGTGGCCGGGGCTAACGCAACAAAGGAGGGTTTGAAATTAAAGGTAAAACTCCCTATGCTAGCCGGAAAGACGGTCAGCCTGTATGAGGATGATGCTAAAGGGTTAATTAAGTTACAGAAAGTTGATGTGAGGCACTCGGCGCAACTTGAGCTACAGATGCAGCCCAACGGTGGGTTGGTGATTACCACGAATTAG
- the xyl3A gene encoding xylan 1,4-beta-xylosidase produces MHFNKGLLILAIFFVARLHAQPLPYKNPVLSSESRAKDLISRMTLKEKVLLLQDQSPAIPRLGIKKFNWWSEALHGLASNDNVTVFPEPIGMAASFNDSLLYNIFDAVSDEVRARYHDGLRKGQENRRFMSLSVWTPNVNIFRDPRWGRGQETYGEDPYLTSRMGVSVVRGLQGADSRYKKLLACAKHFAVHSGPEWNRHELNLADVNVRDLRETYLPAFKALVQQADVRQVMCAYQRLDDEPCCGNSRLMQDILRNEWGYKYLVVSDCGAITDFYTSHKVSSDAAHAAAKGVRAGTDVECVWEGYAYQKLPEAVSKGLIDEADINKSLLRVLTGRFDLGEMDEDSLVPWTKIPETVINNADHRKMALDMARQSMTLLQNRNNVLPLSKNGGRIAVIGPNADNEPMLWGNYNGKPVRTITILNGIKSALPSHNVLYDKACDWVENKVTESYIPQCAIQGKKGFKATFWNNRNFSGPVVRTEQITDPIKQTTAGQHEFASGVRLESFSAKYETVFKAGRTEEIAFKFGATGLFELLINGQKAGKSNNWRTVPGRILYRVEAGKSYRIEFRYAQLNNWQANLEFNFGRETPVNFGGLISKLNGIDIVVFAGGLSTLLEGEEMPVNLPGFKGGDRTDIELPQVQRDCLKALKAAGKKVIFVNCSGSAIGLMPETVTCDAILQAWYAGESGGQAIADVLFGDYNPLGKLPITFYKNNQQLPAFENYSMKGRTYRFMDNPLFPFGYGLSYTSFSIGNAKLGQMQVKPGEDIRLTVPVTNKGQRSGNETIQVYIRKVNDSEGPLKTLRGFKKVEITPGSTLNVDIKLPYTALEFYNASNYQMDVTPGVYELWYGNSSANKDLKKVEISVL; encoded by the coding sequence ATGCATTTCAACAAAGGTCTACTCATACTTGCGATTTTTTTTGTTGCCAGGCTTCATGCGCAACCTTTGCCGTACAAAAATCCTGTGCTTTCTTCAGAAAGCAGGGCAAAGGATCTGATATCGCGCATGACATTAAAAGAAAAAGTACTGTTGTTGCAGGATCAGTCTCCGGCTATACCCCGCCTCGGTATTAAAAAGTTTAATTGGTGGAGTGAGGCGCTGCACGGATTGGCCAGTAACGATAATGTAACCGTTTTTCCTGAGCCTATCGGAATGGCGGCATCTTTTAATGATAGTTTGCTGTACAACATATTTGATGCCGTATCTGATGAAGTGCGTGCTCGCTACCATGATGGCCTTCGTAAAGGTCAGGAGAACCGGCGCTTTATGAGCTTGTCGGTATGGACCCCTAACGTTAACATATTCAGAGATCCCCGCTGGGGGCGTGGTCAGGAAACTTACGGTGAGGATCCTTATCTCACTTCGCGCATGGGAGTATCAGTAGTTAGAGGCTTGCAAGGCGCTGATTCACGTTACAAAAAGTTGCTGGCCTGTGCCAAACACTTTGCTGTGCATTCAGGACCGGAGTGGAATCGTCATGAGCTCAATCTGGCTGATGTTAATGTACGCGATCTTAGAGAGACTTATCTCCCCGCTTTTAAAGCGTTGGTTCAGCAGGCCGATGTGCGGCAGGTTATGTGTGCTTACCAGCGTCTGGACGATGAACCATGCTGTGGAAACAGCCGGCTGATGCAGGACATATTGCGAAACGAATGGGGGTACAAGTACCTTGTGGTTTCGGATTGTGGCGCTATTACGGATTTTTATACAAGTCATAAGGTGTCGTCTGACGCAGCGCATGCGGCTGCAAAAGGTGTACGTGCCGGAACAGACGTAGAGTGTGTTTGGGAAGGGTATGCTTACCAAAAGCTGCCTGAGGCGGTATCTAAAGGGTTAATTGATGAAGCAGATATTAACAAAAGCTTGCTTCGGGTTTTAACGGGACGATTTGATTTAGGAGAAATGGACGAGGATAGTTTGGTGCCCTGGACTAAAATACCTGAAACCGTTATCAATAATGCAGATCATCGAAAAATGGCATTGGATATGGCGCGGCAATCAATGACCTTGTTGCAAAACAGGAACAATGTGCTGCCGCTCAGCAAAAATGGCGGGCGTATAGCAGTAATAGGCCCAAACGCAGATAATGAACCGATGCTTTGGGGTAATTACAACGGTAAACCGGTGCGTACTATAACCATATTGAATGGAATTAAGTCTGCACTCCCTAGCCATAATGTATTATATGATAAGGCTTGCGACTGGGTAGAAAATAAAGTAACCGAAAGCTATATTCCCCAATGCGCCATACAGGGTAAAAAAGGTTTTAAAGCAACTTTTTGGAACAACCGCAACTTCAGTGGCCCGGTGGTTCGTACTGAACAAATTACCGACCCGATTAAACAAACCACCGCAGGGCAGCATGAGTTTGCATCCGGCGTGAGGTTAGAAAGCTTTTCAGCAAAATATGAAACTGTATTTAAAGCTGGCCGCACCGAAGAAATCGCTTTCAAGTTTGGTGCAACAGGCTTATTTGAATTATTGATTAACGGTCAGAAAGCGGGCAAATCCAATAATTGGAGAACCGTGCCCGGGCGTATACTTTACCGTGTGGAGGCCGGAAAATCGTACCGTATCGAATTTCGCTATGCTCAGTTAAATAACTGGCAGGCTAATTTAGAATTTAACTTTGGTAGGGAAACGCCCGTAAATTTCGGCGGGTTGATTAGCAAGCTTAATGGTATTGATATAGTTGTATTTGCAGGAGGCTTATCAACCCTGCTGGAGGGGGAAGAAATGCCGGTAAATCTTCCTGGTTTTAAGGGAGGCGACCGCACCGATATTGAGCTTCCTCAGGTACAGCGTGATTGCTTGAAGGCGCTAAAAGCCGCCGGAAAGAAAGTGATCTTCGTCAACTGCTCCGGATCGGCTATCGGTTTAATGCCCGAAACAGTTACTTGCGATGCAATTTTGCAAGCATGGTATGCCGGAGAATCAGGCGGGCAGGCGATTGCCGATGTACTGTTTGGTGATTACAATCCTTTGGGAAAACTTCCGATTACTTTCTATAAAAACAACCAACAGCTTCCCGCATTCGAAAATTACAGCATGAAGGGCAGAACTTATCGCTTTATGGATAATCCGCTGTTCCCGTTTGGCTATGGGTTAAGTTACACAAGCTTTTCGATAGGTAACGCTAAGCTTGGGCAAATGCAAGTTAAACCAGGAGAGGATATTCGGCTTACCGTTCCGGTAACTAACAAGGGGCAAAGGAGTGGCAATGAAACCATACAGGTTTACATCCGCAAAGTTAATGACAGCGAAGGGCCGCTAAAAACATTAAGAGGCTTTAAAAAAGTAGAAATAACGCCGGGAAGCACTTTAAACGTTGATATCAAACTGCCTTATACAGCCTTGGAATTTTACAATGCGTCAAATTACCAGATGGATGTAACGCCGGGTGTTTATGAGCTGTGGTACGGCAACAGTTCTGCCAATAAGGACCTTAAAAAGGTAGAGATATCGGTATTATAA
- a CDS encoding family 43 glycosylhydrolase: MYKRILIAIGLLVPVLLPSSLRAQNPIIQTIYTADPAPMVYKDTLFLYAGHDEDKSTWFTMNDWHVYATTDMVNWTDRGVGLSLKAFSWAAKDAWAGQCVPRNGKFYWYVPVNAKNGGMSIGVAVSDSPTGPFKDVLGKPMVSGGWGYIDPSVFIDDDGQAYLYWGNPHLYYVKLNKDMTSYDQTVGIVKVPLTDEGFKLRILNAKKTFAWAQSINGLESHSVKNATDNKYYWYVSAVDKATQQQVIGVAVGEKAIGPFRDVLGKPLIAEHTGGERINPTVITDADKQPWLTWGNSALWQVKLNKDMISYDQSAGIQPVPANKRDWVTEKIHATANSTEKRITTYEEGPWLYKRKGLYYLLYPAGGVPEHLAYSTSSSPIGPWTYRDTIMAVIGKGGAFTNHPGLVDFKGKSYLFYHNGALPGGGGFTRSVCVDELKFDAKGAIIRIEPSVAGIERAVRYLNPYQRVEAETIAWEQGIETALANEAGVYVTDIDNGDYIKVRSVDFGKGARLFKAGIAALNGGAIEIRLDSLEGPLAGKCEVTRSASGESWRVISTGVSGAKGIHDVFMVFKGSNGHLFNFNWWQFAKK; encoded by the coding sequence ATGTATAAAAGAATACTCATAGCCATAGGACTGCTTGTACCTGTTTTACTGCCCTCATCTCTCAGAGCGCAAAATCCTATTATCCAAACAATTTACACAGCAGATCCGGCGCCTATGGTTTATAAAGACACCTTGTTTTTGTACGCCGGGCATGACGAGGATAAGTCTACCTGGTTTACCATGAATGATTGGCATGTATACGCCACCACCGATATGGTTAACTGGACAGACAGAGGTGTTGGTCTTTCTCTTAAAGCTTTCAGTTGGGCGGCCAAAGATGCATGGGCCGGCCAATGTGTGCCCAGAAACGGCAAGTTTTATTGGTATGTACCCGTAAACGCCAAAAATGGTGGCATGTCTATTGGGGTGGCCGTTTCCGACAGCCCTACAGGGCCTTTTAAGGATGTGCTGGGTAAACCTATGGTGTCTGGCGGTTGGGGGTATATAGATCCATCTGTATTTATTGATGATGACGGACAAGCCTACCTATATTGGGGAAATCCACATTTATACTATGTGAAGCTGAATAAAGACATGACATCTTATGACCAGACGGTAGGCATTGTTAAAGTGCCGCTGACGGATGAAGGCTTTAAGCTACGTATTTTAAACGCAAAAAAGACTTTTGCCTGGGCTCAATCTATAAATGGGCTGGAATCGCACAGTGTTAAGAACGCAACTGACAACAAATATTATTGGTACGTAAGCGCGGTTGATAAAGCAACCCAGCAGCAGGTAATTGGTGTAGCAGTAGGCGAAAAAGCTATTGGCCCATTCCGGGATGTGCTTGGCAAACCGCTTATTGCTGAACATACCGGAGGAGAGCGGATCAACCCCACGGTTATAACAGACGCAGATAAGCAGCCTTGGTTAACCTGGGGAAATTCGGCTTTATGGCAGGTTAAGCTTAATAAAGATATGATTTCTTATGATCAGTCCGCAGGCATTCAACCCGTTCCGGCAAATAAAAGGGATTGGGTTACAGAAAAGATTCATGCTACGGCCAACAGTACCGAAAAAAGAATTACCACTTATGAAGAAGGTCCGTGGCTTTACAAGCGCAAGGGCTTGTACTATTTGCTGTATCCGGCTGGCGGTGTGCCCGAACATTTAGCCTATTCTACCAGTTCCAGTCCTATTGGCCCGTGGACATACCGTGATACTATTATGGCGGTGATTGGCAAAGGCGGCGCGTTTACCAATCATCCCGGATTGGTGGATTTTAAAGGAAAATCCTATCTGTTTTATCATAACGGGGCCTTACCGGGTGGCGGCGGCTTTACCCGTTCGGTTTGTGTTGATGAACTGAAGTTTGATGCAAAGGGAGCTATAATTAGAATCGAGCCTTCTGTTGCCGGTATTGAGAGAGCCGTTCGTTACTTAAATCCATATCAGAGAGTAGAAGCCGAAACCATTGCCTGGGAACAGGGCATCGAAACAGCATTGGCGAATGAGGCGGGTGTATATGTAACCGATATTGATAACGGCGATTATATTAAGGTAAGAAGTGTAGATTTTGGAAAAGGAGCCCGATTGTTTAAAGCCGGGATAGCTGCTTTAAATGGAGGAGCTATAGAAATAAGGCTGGATAGCCTTGAGGGTCCTCTGGCAGGTAAGTGTGAAGTTACACGTAGTGCAAGCGGCGAGAGCTGGCGTGTCATTTCCACCGGTGTAAGCGGGGCTAAGGGTATACATGACGTTTTTATGGTATTTAAAGGCAGTAACGGGCACTTGTTCAATTTTAATTGGTGGCAGTTTGCAAAAAAATAA